One part of the Streptomyces lydicus genome encodes these proteins:
- a CDS encoding TIGR03086 family metal-binding protein: MTEMIDFTAQTRLVARLAERTAEAQLDAPTPCGTYAVRHLLGHLVGLSAAFQDVARKELGPATSTSPNAFRPDVEPGWRAELDRNLAGMVTAWRAPEAWEGETQAGGVALPGAVAGRVALNELVLHGWDLARATGQEYAPDEDSLAVSYALLSSWAAADGTSGGLFGTVVPVPEDAPLLDRVVGLGGRRPDWTPLAA; the protein is encoded by the coding sequence ATGACCGAGATGATCGACTTCACGGCGCAGACCCGGCTGGTGGCGCGGCTCGCGGAGCGGACGGCCGAGGCGCAGCTCGATGCGCCGACCCCGTGCGGGACGTACGCGGTACGCCACCTCCTGGGCCATCTCGTGGGGCTGAGCGCCGCCTTCCAGGACGTGGCGCGCAAGGAGCTCGGCCCGGCGACCAGCACCTCGCCCAACGCGTTCCGGCCGGACGTGGAGCCCGGCTGGCGGGCCGAGCTGGACCGGAACCTCGCGGGGATGGTGACGGCCTGGCGCGCGCCGGAGGCGTGGGAGGGGGAGACCCAGGCGGGCGGGGTGGCCCTGCCGGGCGCCGTCGCGGGCCGGGTCGCGCTGAACGAGCTGGTGCTGCACGGCTGGGACCTGGCGCGCGCCACGGGCCAGGAGTACGCGCCGGACGAGGACAGCCTCGCGGTGTCGTACGCGCTGCTGTCGTCGTGGGCGGCGGCGGACGGGACGAGCGGTGGGCTGTTCGGCACCGTGGTCCCGGTACCGGAGGACGCCCCGCTCCTCGACCGGGTCGTCGGCCTCGGCGGACGCCGCCCGGACTGGACTCCCCTGGCCGCGTAG
- a CDS encoding FadD3 family acyl-CoA ligase: MHGDEDPRADLEYGTLPRLVRAAARRYGSREAVVEGRTRVSYAELGERVERAAAACMAGGVEPGDRVAVWAPNTLDWIVSALGAVTAGAVLVPVNTRFKGAEAAHVLDRTRAKLLFVTGTFLGTSYVASLRRAAPALPHLEQVVVLSDSAPEGYRTWKDFLAGGEGITGEEVRRRADAVAPTAPSDIIFTSGTTGRPKGAVITHAQTLRCYGVWSALAGLREGDRYLIVNPFFHTFGYKAGIVACLLRGAVMVPQPVSGVETALANIAAERISVLPGPPTLHRSLLDHPARSAHDLSALRLVVTGAAVVPLQLVERLHAELGVRTVLTAYGLSEASGIVTMCRRGDAPEVIASTSGRAIPDTEVRVLAEPGEPGEVLVRGHHVMGGYFEDPEETAQVLDADGWLHTGDVGVLDTAGNLRITDRIKDMFIVGGFNAYPAEIEQLLCRHPDIAEAAVIGIPDPRLGEVGRAYAVRHAGSSLTADDLIAWSRREMANYKVPREVAFVTELPRNAGGKVLKNQLRTGLPGPTRA, translated from the coding sequence ATGCACGGTGACGAGGATCCGCGGGCGGACCTGGAGTACGGCACCCTGCCCCGGCTGGTGCGCGCCGCCGCCCGGCGGTACGGCAGCCGCGAGGCCGTCGTCGAGGGCCGCACCCGCGTCTCGTACGCCGAACTGGGCGAGCGGGTGGAGCGGGCGGCGGCCGCCTGCATGGCCGGCGGGGTCGAGCCGGGCGACCGCGTCGCCGTATGGGCACCCAACACCCTCGACTGGATCGTCTCCGCCCTCGGGGCGGTCACCGCCGGCGCCGTCCTCGTCCCCGTCAACACCCGCTTCAAGGGCGCCGAGGCCGCCCACGTCCTGGACCGCACCCGCGCCAAGCTGCTCTTCGTCACCGGCACCTTCCTCGGCACCTCCTACGTCGCCTCGCTGCGCCGCGCCGCGCCCGCACTCCCGCACCTGGAACAGGTGGTCGTGCTGTCGGACAGCGCGCCCGAGGGGTACCGGACCTGGAAGGACTTCCTCGCGGGGGGAGAGGGCATCACCGGCGAGGAGGTGCGGCGGCGCGCCGACGCGGTGGCCCCCACGGCCCCCTCCGACATCATCTTCACCTCGGGCACCACCGGCCGTCCCAAGGGCGCGGTCATCACCCACGCCCAGACCCTGCGCTGCTACGGCGTGTGGAGCGCGCTGGCGGGGCTGCGCGAGGGCGACCGCTACCTGATCGTCAACCCGTTCTTCCACACCTTCGGCTACAAGGCGGGCATCGTCGCGTGCCTGCTGCGGGGCGCGGTGATGGTGCCGCAGCCGGTGTCCGGCGTGGAGACCGCGCTGGCGAACATCGCCGCCGAGCGGATCTCGGTGCTCCCCGGCCCGCCGACCCTGCACCGGTCCCTCCTGGACCACCCGGCCCGCTCCGCCCACGACTTGAGCGCGCTGCGCCTGGTGGTGACCGGGGCGGCGGTGGTCCCGCTCCAGCTGGTGGAACGGCTGCACGCCGAGCTGGGCGTGCGGACGGTCCTGACGGCGTACGGCCTCTCCGAGGCGAGCGGCATCGTCACGATGTGCCGCCGCGGCGACGCTCCCGAGGTCATCGCCTCGACCTCCGGCCGGGCGATCCCGGACACCGAGGTGCGGGTCCTCGCCGAGCCCGGCGAGCCCGGCGAGGTGCTGGTGCGCGGACACCACGTGATGGGCGGCTACTTCGAGGACCCCGAGGAGACCGCGCAGGTGCTGGACGCCGACGGCTGGCTGCACACCGGCGACGTCGGCGTCCTCGACACGGCCGGCAACCTCCGGATCACCGACCGCATCAAGGACATGTTCATCGTCGGCGGCTTCAACGCCTACCCGGCCGAGATAGAGCAACTCCTGTGCCGCCACCCGGACATCGCCGAGGCCGCCGTCATCGGCATACCCGATCCCCGCCTCGGCGAGGTCGGCCGGGCCTACGCGGTCCGCCACGCCGGCTCCTCCCTCACCGCCGACGACCTGATCGCCTGGTCCCGCCGCGAGATGGCCAACTACAAGGTGCCGCGCGAGGTCGCCTTCGTCACCGAGCTGCCCCGCAACGCCGGCGGCAAGGTCCTCAAGAACCAACTCCGTACGGGCCTCCCGGGCCCCACCCGCGCCTGA
- a CDS encoding AfsR/SARP family transcriptional regulator, producing MDDGPGRERLRFTVLGPVRAWRGATPLAAGSPQQRALLAALLLRGGRTATAPELVDALWGDEPPHAALAALRTYASRLRKALGADAETLVSESGGYAIRPVDGHPLDLDHDHAEQYAAEAEKAKASGDRARARELLDAALDLWDGEPLAGLAGPYADTQRTRLEEWRLSLTESRLELVLEAGCHAEAVSELTALTAAHPLRERLRELLMLALYRSGRQAEALAVYADTRRLLADELGVDPCASLSELQQRILQADPDLDAPAVSFDTDPAGPAVVRPQQLPATVADFTGRAAFVSELGDQLATAEGSVMAVSALTGIGGVGKTTLAVHVAHAARDHFPDGQLYVDLQGAGDNPSEPVAVLGAFLRALGTPDASIPDGQAERSALYRSTLAGRRVLALLDNARDASQVRPLLPGTEGCAALITSRARMIDLAGAHLIDLDVMSPEEALALFTRIVGEERVTSERKAAMAVVGACGFLPLAIRIAASRLAARRTWTVSILATKLADERRRLDELRASDLAVKATFELGYKQLEPVQARAFRLLGLADGPDISLAAAAAVLDMEVDDTEELLESLVDTSLLESAAPGRYRYHDLVRLYARACAERDEHPPSERDAAMSRLLDFYLASAARMYALERPGDRLIVHMEATSYPGLAFPDRAAALEWLFNEAGCLLACARQSSAPSTLRRAADLLLLTKDLAESGADALQYEQANVALLTAAREAGDQHAEARFHLALTYVRTLSGRLDEADENAKSAMLLGLASEDPYVAASAPNDRGIIANAQHRHADAEGYLRQALTAFRDDTNRQSEASALCNLSRVHLDTGRVDSAIELAEEGLAIYRQLGAKRRLANGMYALALAYTQAMRLDEATGQLTAALAIFRDSRQRFWEGMTNFRLAEVELAARRPATAANHAEQALTALRGIGGDSWRATVLTTLGRALHALGQTGRARVCWQEALATFERLGSSEGTAVQALLTPTAVA from the coding sequence ATGGACGACGGTCCGGGGCGGGAGCGGCTCCGCTTCACCGTGCTCGGTCCCGTACGGGCCTGGCGCGGCGCAACCCCGCTGGCGGCGGGCTCCCCGCAGCAGCGGGCGCTGCTCGCCGCACTACTGCTGCGCGGCGGACGCACCGCCACCGCGCCCGAACTCGTCGACGCCCTGTGGGGCGACGAACCGCCACACGCCGCGCTCGCCGCCCTGCGGACGTACGCCTCACGGCTCCGCAAGGCACTGGGCGCGGACGCCGAGACGCTGGTCAGCGAGTCCGGCGGCTATGCGATCCGGCCGGTGGACGGCCACCCGCTGGACCTCGACCACGACCACGCCGAGCAGTACGCCGCCGAGGCCGAGAAGGCCAAGGCGTCCGGTGACCGCGCCCGCGCCCGCGAGCTGCTCGACGCGGCCCTGGACCTGTGGGACGGCGAACCGCTGGCCGGCCTCGCCGGTCCGTACGCCGATACCCAGCGCACCCGCCTGGAGGAGTGGCGGCTGTCGCTGACCGAGTCCCGGCTCGAACTCGTGCTGGAGGCCGGCTGCCACGCCGAGGCGGTCTCCGAGCTGACCGCGCTCACCGCCGCGCACCCGCTGCGCGAGCGGCTGCGCGAACTGCTCATGCTGGCGCTGTACCGCAGCGGCCGGCAGGCCGAGGCGCTCGCCGTCTACGCCGACACCCGGCGGCTGCTCGCCGACGAGCTGGGCGTCGACCCGTGCGCCTCGCTCTCCGAACTCCAGCAGCGGATCCTCCAGGCGGACCCGGACCTGGACGCCCCCGCCGTCAGCTTCGACACCGACCCGGCCGGCCCCGCCGTGGTGCGCCCGCAGCAACTCCCCGCCACCGTCGCCGACTTCACCGGCCGGGCCGCCTTCGTGTCCGAACTCGGCGATCAGCTCGCCACGGCCGAGGGCAGCGTGATGGCGGTCTCCGCGCTGACCGGTATCGGCGGCGTGGGCAAGACCACCCTCGCCGTCCACGTCGCGCACGCCGCCCGCGACCACTTCCCCGACGGACAGCTCTACGTGGACCTCCAGGGCGCCGGGGACAACCCGTCCGAGCCGGTGGCCGTCCTGGGCGCCTTCCTGCGCGCACTGGGCACGCCCGACGCCTCCATCCCCGACGGCCAGGCGGAGCGCTCCGCCCTCTACCGCTCCACCCTCGCCGGCCGGCGCGTGCTGGCGCTCCTGGACAACGCCCGGGACGCCTCCCAGGTGCGGCCGCTGCTGCCCGGTACGGAGGGCTGCGCCGCCCTGATCACCAGCCGCGCCCGGATGATCGACCTGGCCGGCGCGCACCTCATCGACCTCGACGTGATGAGCCCCGAGGAGGCGCTCGCGCTCTTCACCCGCATCGTCGGCGAGGAGCGCGTGACCTCGGAGCGCAAGGCCGCCATGGCCGTCGTCGGGGCCTGCGGCTTCCTGCCGCTGGCCATCCGCATCGCCGCCTCCCGGCTGGCCGCCCGCCGTACGTGGACGGTCTCCATCCTGGCGACCAAGCTCGCCGACGAGCGCCGCCGCCTGGACGAACTGCGGGCCAGCGACCTCGCCGTGAAGGCCACCTTCGAACTGGGCTACAAGCAGTTGGAGCCGGTGCAGGCCCGCGCCTTCCGGCTGCTGGGTCTGGCGGACGGCCCGGACATCTCGCTCGCCGCGGCCGCCGCCGTGCTCGACATGGAGGTCGACGACACCGAGGAACTCCTCGAATCCCTCGTGGACACCTCCCTCCTGGAGTCCGCCGCGCCGGGCCGCTACCGCTACCACGACCTGGTGCGCCTCTACGCGCGTGCCTGCGCCGAGCGCGACGAGCACCCGCCGTCGGAGCGGGATGCCGCGATGTCCCGGCTGCTGGACTTCTACCTGGCGTCGGCGGCCCGGATGTACGCGCTGGAACGCCCCGGCGACCGCCTGATCGTGCACATGGAGGCCACCAGCTACCCCGGCCTCGCCTTCCCCGACCGGGCGGCGGCCCTGGAGTGGCTCTTCAACGAGGCCGGTTGCCTGCTCGCCTGCGCCCGGCAGTCCAGCGCCCCGTCGACGCTGCGGCGCGCCGCCGATCTGCTGCTGCTCACCAAGGACCTGGCCGAGTCCGGCGCCGACGCGCTGCAGTACGAGCAGGCCAACGTCGCCCTGCTGACGGCCGCCCGGGAGGCCGGGGACCAGCACGCGGAGGCCCGTTTCCACCTCGCGCTCACCTACGTGCGGACGCTGTCGGGGCGGCTGGACGAGGCCGACGAGAACGCCAAGTCCGCCATGCTGCTCGGGCTCGCCTCCGAGGACCCCTACGTGGCGGCGTCCGCGCCCAACGACCGCGGCATCATCGCCAACGCCCAGCACCGGCACGCCGACGCCGAGGGCTACCTCCGCCAGGCGCTGACCGCGTTCCGCGACGACACCAACCGGCAGTCCGAGGCCAGCGCGCTGTGCAACCTCTCCCGCGTCCACCTGGACACCGGGCGGGTGGACAGCGCCATCGAACTGGCCGAGGAGGGCCTGGCGATATACCGGCAGCTCGGTGCCAAGCGCCGGCTGGCCAACGGGATGTACGCGCTCGCGCTCGCGTACACCCAGGCCATGCGGCTGGACGAGGCGACCGGGCAGCTGACCGCAGCGCTGGCGATCTTCCGGGACAGCCGGCAGCGCTTCTGGGAGGGCATGACGAACTTCCGGCTCGCCGAGGTCGAGCTGGCCGCCCGCCGCCCGGCGACCGCGGCGAACCACGCCGAGCAGGCGCTGACCGCGCTGCGCGGCATCGGCGGCGACTCCTGGCGCGCGACGGTGCTGACCACGCTGGGCCGTGCCCTGCACGCGCTCGGGCAGACCGGCCGGGCCCGCGTGTGCTGGCAGGAGGCACTGGCCACCTTCGAGCGCCTGGGATCCTCGGAAGGCACCGCCGTACAGGCGCTTCTCACGCCCACCGCGGTCGCATAA
- a CDS encoding amidohydrolase family protein has product MATFPKIISVDDHTVEPPNVWRDRLPSKYHDVGPRVVRAPLKEMTFVGGKFAPKMGAPGDDGPIADWWVYENLHRPLTRLDTAVGCSRDEIKLEGITYEQMRPGSYSVPERLADMDVNHVQSALCFPTFPRFCGQTFTEAEDRELGLLGVRAYNDWMVEEWCGPQARGRLIPLTLIPLWDPELAAAEVRRTAARGVRAVCFSEIPPHLGLPSVHTDHWDPFLRACDETGTVIAMHIGSSSRMPSTSADAPPAVGSTITFANCCFSMVDWLMSGAFDRFPHLKIMYAEGQIGWIPYILERADVVWEENRAWGGVADKVLRPPSELFADHVYGCFFDDAFGLRNLDAIGPGNVLYETDYPHSDSTWPKSREVGESQMGHLPPDVVERIVRGNAIDLLGLTAEGLWAG; this is encoded by the coding sequence ATGGCGACCTTCCCCAAGATCATCTCGGTGGACGACCACACAGTGGAGCCCCCCAACGTCTGGCGGGACCGGCTCCCGTCGAAATACCACGACGTCGGACCCCGCGTGGTCCGCGCCCCCTTGAAGGAAATGACCTTCGTCGGCGGCAAATTCGCCCCAAAGATGGGCGCCCCCGGCGACGACGGGCCGATAGCCGACTGGTGGGTCTACGAGAACCTGCACCGCCCGCTGACCCGCCTGGACACCGCCGTCGGCTGCTCCCGCGACGAGATCAAGCTCGAAGGCATCACCTACGAACAGATGCGGCCGGGCTCGTACAGCGTCCCCGAACGGCTGGCCGACATGGACGTCAACCACGTCCAGTCCGCCCTCTGCTTCCCCACCTTCCCCCGCTTCTGCGGCCAGACCTTCACCGAGGCCGAGGACCGCGAGCTGGGGCTCCTCGGCGTGCGCGCCTACAACGACTGGATGGTGGAGGAGTGGTGCGGCCCCCAGGCGCGCGGCCGGCTCATCCCCCTCACCCTCATCCCCCTGTGGGACCCCGAACTCGCCGCCGCGGAAGTACGCCGCACCGCCGCCCGCGGCGTACGGGCGGTCTGCTTCAGCGAGATCCCGCCCCACCTCGGCCTGCCCAGCGTCCACACCGACCACTGGGACCCCTTCCTGCGCGCCTGCGACGAGACCGGCACCGTCATCGCCATGCACATCGGCTCCAGCAGCCGCATGCCGTCCACCTCCGCCGACGCCCCGCCCGCCGTCGGCTCCACCATCACCTTCGCCAACTGCTGCTTCTCGATGGTCGACTGGCTGATGAGCGGCGCCTTCGACCGCTTCCCCCACCTGAAGATCATGTACGCCGAGGGGCAGATCGGCTGGATCCCGTACATCCTGGAGCGCGCGGACGTCGTCTGGGAGGAGAACCGCGCCTGGGGCGGCGTGGCGGACAAGGTCCTCCGCCCCCCGTCCGAACTCTTCGCCGACCACGTCTACGGATGCTTCTTCGACGACGCCTTCGGCCTGCGCAACCTCGACGCGATCGGCCCCGGCAACGTCCTGTACGAGACGGACTACCCGCACTCCGACTCCACCTGGCCGAAGTCGCGGGAGGTCGGCGAGTCCCAAATGGGCCACCTGCCGCCGGACGTGGTGGAACGCATCGTCCGCGGCAACGCGATCGACCTGCTCGGCCTGACGGCGGAGGGGCTCTGGGCGGGCTGA
- a CDS encoding class I adenylate-forming enzyme family protein translates to MFEAARVQSLWELVEYRARASRGAPMFFDGDGRSVTFDGVRDEALRVAAGLRELGIGAGSRVAWQLPSRIGTVVLSLALARLGAVQIPVIPLHREREVGFVLAESAAEFVLVPGVWRGFDHTAMVRKVAADGVRVVPVEDGLPRADPARVPAVAADGGTTWIYCTSGTTSAPKGVEHTDATLLAGGVGLATALGMSADDIGSIAFPYAHIAGPDYVIAMLVSGFPAVILDSFEPGRAADVYRRRGVTMAGGSTAFYQAFLDESRRRRAGRPDAGRLIPSLRLLSGGGAPMPPELCTAARRELECAIVHGYGMTECPMISMGTPYDSDEQLARTVGKPVAGAEIRIVRPDGSVAATGEDGEVTLKGTMLFRRYTDPALTAAAFDAEGYFHTGDLGFLRPDGHLVLTGRLKDIIIRKGENISAQEIEDLIHTHPAVAEAAVIGLPDRERGERVCAVITPADPAAPPLTLDALTAHLRAAGLMTQKLPEQLETAGELPRGGPLNKVLKAALRERYARGAR, encoded by the coding sequence GTGTTCGAAGCCGCTCGTGTGCAGTCGCTCTGGGAACTGGTCGAGTACCGGGCGCGGGCCTCCCGCGGGGCACCGATGTTCTTCGACGGAGACGGGCGGAGCGTCACCTTCGACGGGGTACGGGACGAGGCGCTGCGGGTGGCGGCCGGGCTGCGGGAGCTGGGGATCGGGGCCGGGAGCCGGGTGGCCTGGCAGCTGCCGAGCCGGATCGGGACGGTCGTCCTCTCGCTGGCGCTGGCCCGGCTGGGGGCCGTGCAGATCCCCGTCATCCCGCTGCACCGGGAGCGCGAAGTCGGCTTCGTGCTGGCCGAGTCGGCGGCGGAGTTCGTCCTCGTCCCGGGTGTGTGGCGGGGCTTCGACCACACCGCGATGGTGCGGAAGGTGGCCGCGGACGGGGTGCGGGTGGTGCCGGTGGAGGACGGGCTGCCGCGGGCGGACCCGGCCCGGGTGCCCGCGGTGGCAGCGGACGGGGGGACCACCTGGATCTACTGCACGTCCGGGACGACCTCCGCCCCCAAGGGGGTCGAGCACACCGATGCCACGCTCCTCGCCGGCGGGGTGGGACTGGCCACCGCGCTGGGCATGTCCGCCGATGACATCGGCTCGATCGCCTTCCCGTACGCGCACATCGCCGGCCCGGACTACGTCATCGCCATGCTGGTCAGCGGCTTCCCCGCGGTCATCCTCGACAGCTTCGAACCGGGCCGGGCGGCGGACGTCTACCGGCGCCGGGGCGTCACCATGGCCGGCGGCAGCACCGCCTTCTACCAGGCGTTCCTGGACGAGTCCCGGCGCCGCCGGGCGGGCCGGCCGGACGCCGGACGGCTGATTCCGTCGCTGCGGCTGCTGTCCGGCGGCGGGGCGCCGATGCCACCGGAGCTCTGCACGGCGGCCCGGCGCGAGCTGGAGTGCGCGATCGTGCACGGGTACGGGATGACCGAGTGCCCGATGATCTCCATGGGCACGCCGTACGACAGCGACGAGCAGCTGGCCCGGACGGTGGGGAAGCCGGTCGCGGGGGCGGAGATACGGATCGTCCGGCCGGACGGGAGCGTGGCCGCGACCGGGGAGGACGGCGAGGTGACGCTCAAGGGGACGATGCTCTTCCGCCGGTACACCGACCCGGCGCTGACCGCCGCGGCGTTCGACGCCGAGGGCTATTTCCACACCGGTGACCTGGGTTTTCTCCGTCCCGACGGCCATCTGGTGCTGACCGGGCGGCTCAAGGACATCATCATCCGCAAGGGCGAGAACATCTCGGCACAGGAGATCGAGGACCTGATCCACACGCATCCGGCGGTGGCGGAGGCGGCGGTGATCGGGCTGCCGGACCGCGAGCGCGGGGAGCGGGTCTGCGCGGTGATCACGCCCGCCGACCCGGCCGCCCCGCCGCTCACCCTCGACGCGCTCACCGCGCACCTGCGGGCGGCCGGACTGATGACGCAGAAACTGCCGGAGCAGCTGGAGACCGCCGGCGAGCTGCCGCGCGGGGGTCCGCTGAACAAGGTGCTGAAGGCCGCGCTGCGGGAGCGGTACGCACGGGGCGCGCGGTGA